In the Ipomoea triloba cultivar NCNSP0323 chromosome 6, ASM357664v1 genome, one interval contains:
- the LOC116022429 gene encoding uncharacterized protein LOC116022429, producing MATKAKRFCNRSYFLCTTWYGRNFLLEMFVESSSRSNXEIFYLRCLLNQVRGPTCFADIRTVDGVEFMNFQDACYARGLVDDDKEYVDAIEEASERASSSNLRRLDCLGNNLGAFVRDAEYYIRKTLQKPDLVLNNSDKQNFALMEIEKILTAVGKSLSDFAPMPTPNIDMYSVATNRLIQEELGYDCDSMKFENQLLVKQLTREQREIYDEIIDDIEKSSGGLFFVYGYGGIGKTFLWNALSSGLRSKGEIVLNVASSGIASLLLPGGRTAHSRDGDFEITIPDQFLLKSNGDPIATIVESTFPRFRSSHNDITDLQHSAILAPTLDVVDNIN from the exons ATGGCAACCAAGGCAAAGAGGTTTTGCAATAGGTCGTATTTTCTATGTACCACCTGGTACGGGAGAAATTTTCTACTTGAGATGTTTGTTGAATCAAGTTCGAGGTCCAACNGAGAAATTTTCTACTTGAGATGTTTGTTGAATCAAGTTCGAGGTCCAACCTGTTTTGCAGATATAAGGACCGTTGATGGAGTAGAGTTCATGAATTTTCAAGATGCATGTTATGCTCGAGGCTTAGTTGATGATGATAAAGAATATGTAGATGCAATTGAAGAAGCAAGTGAAAGGGCATCATCATCTAATCTAAGGAGATT AGATTGTTTGGGAAACAATTTGGGAGCATTTGTCAGAGATGCCGAATATTATATAAGAAAGACGCTACAAAAACCAG ATTTGGTGCTAAACAATAGCGACAAACAAAATTTTGCCTTGATGGAGATTGAGAAGATCTTAACTGCTGTGGGTAAGAGTTTGAGTGACTTTGCTCCTATGCCAACACCAAATATTGACATGTACTCAGTGGCAACAAATCGTTTGATACAAGAGGAATTGGGATATGATTGTGATAGTATGAAGTTTGAGAACCAGTTGCTGGTTAAACAGCTGACTAGAGAGCAAAGGGAGATATATGATGAGATTATTGATGATATCGAGAAGAGCAGTGGAGGGTTGTTCTTTGTTTATGGTTATGGTGGAATTGGAAAGACTTTTTTGTGGAATGCATTATCTTCTGGTTTAAGGTCTAAGGGTGAGATTGTATTGAATGTTGCTTCAAGCGGCATAGCATCTCTTTTATTACCAGGTGGGCGAACTGCGCATTCGAG AGACGGAGACTTTGAAATCACCATTCCAGATCAGTTTTTACTCAAAAGTAATGGTGACCCAATTGCTACAATTGTTGAAAGTACTTTCCCTAGATTTCGAAGTAGTCACAATGATATTACAGATCTACAGCATAGTGCTATTTTGGCTCCAACTCTTGATGTTGTGGATAACATCAATTAA